The following proteins are encoded in a genomic region of Vicugna pacos chromosome 16, VicPac4, whole genome shotgun sequence:
- the PIPOX gene encoding peroxisomal sarcosine oxidase isoform X1: protein MAAQKDLCDTIVIGAGIQGCFTAYHLAKHRKRVLLLEQFFLPHSRGSSHGQSRIIRRAYPEDFYTQMMAECYRIWAQLEHEAGTQLYRQTGLLLLGMKENPELKTIQATLSSQGVEHQYLPSEELKQRFPNIRLARGEVGLLDKSGGVLYADKALRALQDVIQQLGVIVRDGEKVMEIKPGLPVVVKTTSRSYKAKSLIITAGPWTNQLLHPLGVELPLQTLRINVCYWREKVPGSYGVSQAFPCFLGLDFSLAPHHIYGLPSGEYPGLMKVCYHHGNNADPEERDCPTAFSDIKDVHILSRFVRDRLPGLEPEPAVMEHCMYTNTPDKHFILDRLPKYDNIVIGAGFSGHGFKLSPVVGKILYELSMKLTPSYDLTPFRISRFLGLGKAHL from the exons ATGGCGGCTCAGAAAGATCTCTGTGACACCATTGTGATTGGAGCAGGCATCCAGGGCTGCTTCACTGCATACCACCTGGCCAAACACAGGAAGAGGGTCCTCCTACTGGAGCAG TTCTTCCTCCCACACTCCAGAGGAAGCTCCCATGGGCAGAGCCGGATAATCCGAAGGGCGTACCCTGAAGACTTCTACACCCAGATGATGGCCGAGTGCTACCGGATATGGGCCCAGCTGGAGCATGAGGCAGGAACCCAATTATACAG GCAGACTGGACTACTGCTGCTGGGAATGAAGGAGAATCCAGAATTAAAGACAATCCAGGCTACTTTGTCTAGTCAGGGAGTGGAACACCAGTATCTTCCATCTGAGGAACTGAAGCAACGTTTCCCTAATATTCGGTTGGCCAGGGGAGAAGTGGGGCTGTTGGACAAGTCTGGAGGAGTTCTCTATGCCGACAAAGCGCTCAGAGCCCTCCAG GATGTAATCCAACAGCTAGGAGTCATAGTACGTGATGGAGAGAAAGTGATGGAGATAAAACCGGGGCTACCAGTTGTGGTGAAAACCACCTCCAGGAGCTACAAAGCCAAGAGCTTAATCATCACAGCAGGTCCTTGGACCAACCAGCTCCTCCATCCCCTGGGAGTTGAGCTGCCTCTCCAG ACTCTGCGGATCAACGTGTGTTACTGGCGAGAGAAGGTTCCTGGAAGCTATGGTGTTTCCCAGGCCTTTCCATGCTTCCTGGGCCTGGACTTCAGCCTGGCTCCTCACCACATCTACGGGCTGCCCTCTGGAGAGTACCCAGGGCTGATGAAG GTCTGCTATCACCACGGCAACAATGCCGATCCCGAGGAGCGGGACTGCCCCACAGCTTTCTCAGACATCAAAGATGTTCACATCCTCAGCCGCTTTGTCCGAGATCGCTTACCTGGCCTAGAGCCCGAACCTGCCGTTATGGAGCACTGCATGTACACG AACACTCCTGATAAGCACTTCATCCTTGATCGACTCCCAAAGTACGACAATATTGTCATTGGTGCTGGATTCTCTG GACATGGTTTCAAGCTGTCCCCTGTTGTGGGGAAGATCCTGTATGAATTAAGCATGAAATTAACGCCATCCTATGACTTGACACCTTTTCGAATCAGCCGCTTCCTTGGCCTGGGCAAAGCTCATCTTTGA
- the PIPOX gene encoding peroxisomal sarcosine oxidase isoform X2, with the protein MMAECYRIWAQLEHEAGTQLYRQTGLLLLGMKENPELKTIQATLSSQGVEHQYLPSEELKQRFPNIRLARGEVGLLDKSGGVLYADKALRALQDVIQQLGVIVRDGEKVMEIKPGLPVVVKTTSRSYKAKSLIITAGPWTNQLLHPLGVELPLQTLRINVCYWREKVPGSYGVSQAFPCFLGLDFSLAPHHIYGLPSGEYPGLMKVCYHHGNNADPEERDCPTAFSDIKDVHILSRFVRDRLPGLEPEPAVMEHCMYTNTPDKHFILDRLPKYDNIVIGAGFSGHGFKLSPVVGKILYELSMKLTPSYDLTPFRISRFLGLGKAHL; encoded by the exons ATGATGGCCGAGTGCTACCGGATATGGGCCCAGCTGGAGCATGAGGCAGGAACCCAATTATACAG GCAGACTGGACTACTGCTGCTGGGAATGAAGGAGAATCCAGAATTAAAGACAATCCAGGCTACTTTGTCTAGTCAGGGAGTGGAACACCAGTATCTTCCATCTGAGGAACTGAAGCAACGTTTCCCTAATATTCGGTTGGCCAGGGGAGAAGTGGGGCTGTTGGACAAGTCTGGAGGAGTTCTCTATGCCGACAAAGCGCTCAGAGCCCTCCAG GATGTAATCCAACAGCTAGGAGTCATAGTACGTGATGGAGAGAAAGTGATGGAGATAAAACCGGGGCTACCAGTTGTGGTGAAAACCACCTCCAGGAGCTACAAAGCCAAGAGCTTAATCATCACAGCAGGTCCTTGGACCAACCAGCTCCTCCATCCCCTGGGAGTTGAGCTGCCTCTCCAG ACTCTGCGGATCAACGTGTGTTACTGGCGAGAGAAGGTTCCTGGAAGCTATGGTGTTTCCCAGGCCTTTCCATGCTTCCTGGGCCTGGACTTCAGCCTGGCTCCTCACCACATCTACGGGCTGCCCTCTGGAGAGTACCCAGGGCTGATGAAG GTCTGCTATCACCACGGCAACAATGCCGATCCCGAGGAGCGGGACTGCCCCACAGCTTTCTCAGACATCAAAGATGTTCACATCCTCAGCCGCTTTGTCCGAGATCGCTTACCTGGCCTAGAGCCCGAACCTGCCGTTATGGAGCACTGCATGTACACG AACACTCCTGATAAGCACTTCATCCTTGATCGACTCCCAAAGTACGACAATATTGTCATTGGTGCTGGATTCTCTG GACATGGTTTCAAGCTGTCCCCTGTTGTGGGGAAGATCCTGTATGAATTAAGCATGAAATTAACGCCATCCTATGACTTGACACCTTTTCGAATCAGCCGCTTCCTTGGCCTGGGCAAAGCTCATCTTTGA